A single region of the Halopiger xanaduensis SH-6 genome encodes:
- a CDS encoding sensor domain-containing protein, giving the protein MARPARTDDDSSVAGDIFGVVTDRQSYKNLCYLVLAAPLGMAYYTFVTMGLVLGALLSPIGIGLVVLFVTLLTVRLFAGFERRLANALLGLELQAENGPEVASARGVRARITSYLEAPSTWRGLGFLMVKFPLGVVAVVLLIPLFTALSLVTAPLRYPYAPELVTVNDEPITWSIETLPEAVLAVMVAAVIGVLVLHLSNGFAYVARQMATALLDEGVSEPRGGDGKPAASRSTP; this is encoded by the coding sequence ATGGCGAGACCAGCACGCACGGACGACGATAGCTCCGTAGCCGGTGATATCTTCGGAGTCGTCACCGATAGACAGTCGTACAAGAATCTGTGCTATCTGGTGCTCGCGGCGCCGCTCGGAATGGCGTACTACACGTTCGTCACGATGGGACTCGTGCTCGGTGCGCTGCTCTCGCCGATCGGGATCGGCCTCGTCGTTCTGTTCGTGACGCTGCTTACCGTTCGACTCTTCGCCGGGTTCGAGCGGCGGCTCGCGAACGCGTTACTGGGCCTCGAGTTACAGGCTGAGAACGGTCCCGAAGTCGCGTCAGCCCGGGGCGTTCGAGCGCGAATTACGAGCTATCTCGAGGCGCCCTCGACCTGGCGCGGACTGGGCTTTCTCATGGTCAAGTTCCCGCTCGGGGTCGTTGCGGTCGTGTTGCTGATCCCGCTGTTCACTGCCCTTTCGCTGGTGACGGCGCCGCTCCGGTATCCGTACGCGCCGGAGCTAGTGACCGTCAACGACGAGCCGATCACGTGGTCGATCGAGACGCTACCGGAGGCCGTCCTCGCTGTCATGGTCGCGGCGGTGATCGGCGTTCTCGTCCTCCATCTCTCGAACGGGTTCGCGTACGTCGCTCGGCAGATGGCGACGGCGCTGCTCGACGAGGGCGTCTCCGAGCCCAGAGGCGGTGATGGGAAACCGGCTGCGTCCCGCTCGACGCCGTAG
- a CDS encoding alpha-ketoacid dehydrogenase subunit beta produces MAERLRMIEAVGRTLRSELERDDSVVVYGEDVGRAGGVFRATEGLIDDYPNRVFDSPVAEAGIVGVGVGLAATGMRPVPEIQFQSFLYQGFHQLAQHVARIRSRTRGTITCPMTIRTPYGGGIHALELHSESFEAGFSHVPGLKVAIPSSPAETAGLLRSSIRSPDPVVFMEPTRLYRSFREEVPDDHEVPLGEARVVEAGDDVTVVAWGSMLRETLEAVDEIDASVEVIDPRTLYPLDTETIADSVRKTGRCVVVHEAPRTGGLAGEITARINEEAFLYLEAPVERVTGYDVPVPLFAREDGYLPDAERIEDGIRRALKY; encoded by the coding sequence ATGGCTGAACGCCTCCGGATGATCGAGGCGGTCGGCCGGACGCTGCGCTCGGAACTCGAGCGCGACGACAGCGTCGTCGTCTACGGCGAGGACGTTGGTCGGGCCGGCGGCGTGTTCCGGGCGACCGAGGGGCTGATCGACGACTACCCGAACCGCGTGTTCGACTCGCCGGTCGCCGAGGCGGGCATCGTCGGCGTCGGCGTCGGCCTGGCCGCCACCGGTATGCGGCCCGTCCCCGAGATCCAGTTCCAGAGCTTCCTCTACCAGGGCTTTCACCAGCTCGCCCAGCACGTCGCCCGAATTCGGAGCCGCACCCGCGGGACGATCACCTGTCCGATGACGATCCGGACGCCCTACGGCGGCGGGATCCACGCCCTCGAGTTGCACTCCGAGAGCTTCGAAGCCGGCTTCTCGCACGTGCCGGGCCTGAAGGTCGCGATTCCGTCCTCGCCGGCCGAGACGGCGGGGCTGCTCCGGTCGTCGATCCGCAGCCCCGATCCGGTGGTGTTCATGGAGCCGACGCGGCTCTACCGCTCGTTCCGCGAGGAGGTCCCCGACGATCACGAGGTACCGCTGGGCGAGGCCCGCGTCGTTGAGGCGGGCGACGACGTGACGGTGGTCGCGTGGGGCTCGATGCTCCGCGAGACGCTCGAGGCCGTCGACGAGATCGACGCGAGCGTCGAGGTGATCGATCCGCGGACACTGTACCCGCTCGACACGGAGACGATCGCCGACTCGGTGCGGAAGACCGGCCGCTGCGTCGTCGTCCACGAGGCGCCCCGAACCGGCGGGCTGGCCGGCGAGATCACCGCCCGGATCAACGAGGAAGCGTTCCTCTACCTCGAGGCGCCGGTCGAGCGTGTCACCGGCTACGATGTCCCCGTGCCGCTGTTCGCCCGCGAGGACGGCTACCTGCCCGATGCGGAGCGCATCGAAGACGGGATTCGGCGCGCGCTCAAGTACTGA
- the dnaJ gene encoding molecular chaperone DnaJ: MSEDFYDVLGVSPDASTEEIKKAYREKATEYHPDVSNDPDAEEKFKKIQKAKKVLTDEEKRQAYDRMGHDRYEQAEKHGFDASEGGAGAGGMGGGPFGGMGGGGMGGGLGDIFEQVFGGGGGRGRRRQRKGQDLRTDLEIDLEEAYEGAEKQFTIERPETCETCNGEGHPPDADARTCPECQGRGQKRQVQQTPLGRVQQTTTCRRCDGEGTLYSETCGDCGGDGYVRNEATLTVEVPAGIQDGQTLRMEREGAPSPEGGPKGDLLIDVTIREHEQFEREGDDLRYRLPISFPQATFGDTVEVPTLDGAVEFEIPDGTQSGETFRLEGKGMPRLRGRGQGDLYVQVQVVTPESLNEEQREALEAFAEAGGDEIDVKEGFFEKIKRAF, from the coding sequence ATGAGCGAGGACTTTTACGACGTGCTCGGTGTGAGTCCGGACGCCTCCACCGAGGAAATCAAGAAGGCCTACCGGGAGAAGGCCACGGAATACCACCCGGACGTTAGCAACGACCCCGACGCCGAGGAGAAGTTCAAGAAGATCCAGAAGGCGAAGAAGGTCCTGACCGACGAGGAAAAGCGCCAAGCCTACGACCGGATGGGCCACGATCGCTACGAGCAGGCCGAGAAGCACGGCTTCGACGCGAGCGAGGGCGGCGCCGGTGCCGGCGGCATGGGCGGCGGCCCGTTCGGCGGTATGGGCGGTGGCGGTATGGGCGGCGGCCTCGGCGACATCTTCGAGCAAGTCTTCGGCGGAGGCGGCGGCCGCGGCCGGCGCCGCCAGCGCAAGGGTCAGGACCTCCGGACCGACCTCGAGATCGACCTCGAGGAGGCCTACGAAGGCGCGGAGAAGCAGTTCACGATCGAGCGTCCCGAAACCTGCGAGACGTGTAACGGCGAGGGGCACCCGCCGGACGCGGACGCCCGGACCTGTCCCGAGTGCCAGGGCCGCGGGCAGAAGCGACAGGTCCAGCAGACGCCGCTGGGGCGCGTCCAGCAGACGACCACCTGTCGGCGCTGTGATGGCGAGGGGACCCTCTACTCGGAGACTTGCGGCGACTGCGGCGGCGACGGCTACGTCCGCAACGAGGCGACGCTGACCGTCGAAGTGCCGGCGGGCATCCAGGACGGTCAGACGCTCCGGATGGAGCGCGAGGGCGCGCCCAGCCCCGAAGGCGGCCCGAAGGGCGACCTGCTGATCGACGTCACGATTCGCGAGCACGAGCAGTTCGAGCGCGAGGGCGACGACCTCCGCTACCGCCTGCCGATCTCGTTCCCGCAGGCTACCTTCGGCGATACCGTCGAAGTCCCGACCCTCGACGGCGCAGTCGAGTTCGAAATCCCCGACGGTACCCAGAGCGGCGAAACCTTCCGCCTCGAGGGCAAGGGGATGCCCCGCCTGCGCGGCCGCGGCCAGGGCGACCTCTACGTGCAGGTACAGGTCGTCACGCCCGAGAGTCTCAACGAAGAACAGCGCGAGGCGCTCGAGGCGTTCGCCGAGGCCGGCGGCGACGAGATCGACGTGAAGGAAGGCTTCTTCGAGAAGATCAAGCGGGCGTTCTGA
- a CDS encoding DJ-1/PfpI family protein — protein sequence MPNKRILLLAGDFVEDYEVMVPFQALQMVGHEVHAVCPEKEAGDACPTAIHDFEGGQTYTEKPGHNFELNHDFDAVDPADYDALVVPGGRAPEYLRTYDEVLEIVRHFFAEDKPVAALCHGLQILAAADVLEGRTCTAYPALEADVRGAGGNWEDEVTRDGNLVTAQAWPGHPDWLAGFLDVLGTNIDHAEPAAADD from the coding sequence ATGCCGAACAAACGAATCCTGCTCCTCGCCGGCGACTTCGTCGAGGACTACGAGGTAATGGTCCCGTTCCAGGCGCTCCAGATGGTCGGCCACGAGGTTCACGCCGTCTGTCCGGAGAAGGAGGCGGGCGACGCCTGTCCGACCGCTATCCACGACTTCGAGGGCGGCCAGACCTACACCGAGAAGCCGGGGCACAACTTCGAACTGAACCACGATTTCGACGCCGTCGACCCCGCCGACTACGACGCGCTGGTCGTCCCCGGCGGCCGCGCGCCGGAGTACCTCCGCACGTACGACGAGGTCCTCGAGATCGTCCGCCACTTCTTCGCGGAAGACAAACCCGTCGCGGCGCTGTGTCACGGCCTGCAGATCCTCGCGGCTGCAGACGTCCTCGAGGGACGGACCTGCACGGCGTATCCGGCGCTCGAGGCGGACGTTCGCGGGGCCGGGGGCAACTGGGAGGACGAGGTCACGCGCGACGGCAACCTCGTGACGGCCCAAGCGTGGCCGGGCCACCCCGACTGGCTCGCCGGGTTCCTCGACGTGCTCGGAACAAACATCGATCACGCCGAGCCGGCGGCCGCGGACGACTGA
- the grpE gene encoding nucleotide exchange factor GrpE, with translation MSEDEGTNASAQGVPSEEEADGDTSDVDPANAPDGSESGSGSEAQSASESDRDQSAESAQSADDAADSEAGGDGDTPETSEDVQEVLDRLTEYDDELARKVNAIVEQARDLSGTVDHQREELEDLTERVESQAETIGDLQDELEAREQAIEDRDEEIAEYEEQVEDLKSRLKRKQADFQNYKKRAKKRQEQIKDRATEDLVERLVDVRDNLKRALEEESGDVESLREGVEMTMREFDRVLEDENVSEIDPEPGTETDPQRHEVMMRVDSDQPEGTIADVYTAGYEMGDKVIQNAQVTVSNGELADDEDTDEDDTADGADDESTSGADDQGDETDAADSSSDSDNAEVNADADADGEDNTDAEDDDAIELGGEVANEDDADGESTDN, from the coding sequence ATGAGCGAAGACGAGGGCACGAACGCCTCGGCCCAGGGTGTCCCGTCCGAGGAGGAAGCCGACGGCGACACGTCCGACGTCGATCCGGCGAACGCCCCCGACGGATCAGAATCTGGATCAGGATCGGAAGCGCAGTCGGCATCGGAATCGGACCGCGACCAGTCCGCCGAATCGGCACAATCTGCGGACGACGCAGCCGATTCCGAAGCTGGTGGCGACGGCGACACGCCCGAAACGAGCGAGGACGTCCAGGAGGTGCTGGACCGGCTCACCGAGTACGACGACGAACTCGCGCGCAAGGTCAACGCGATCGTCGAGCAGGCCCGGGACCTCTCGGGAACCGTCGACCACCAGCGCGAGGAACTCGAGGACCTGACCGAGCGCGTCGAGTCTCAGGCCGAGACCATCGGCGACCTGCAGGACGAACTCGAGGCCCGCGAACAGGCTATCGAGGACCGCGACGAGGAGATCGCGGAGTACGAGGAGCAGGTCGAAGATCTCAAGAGCCGCCTCAAGCGCAAGCAGGCCGACTTCCAGAACTACAAGAAACGCGCCAAGAAGCGCCAGGAGCAGATCAAAGACCGCGCGACCGAGGACCTCGTCGAGCGCCTCGTCGACGTCCGGGACAACCTGAAACGCGCCTTAGAGGAGGAAAGCGGCGACGTCGAGAGCCTGCGCGAAGGCGTCGAGATGACCATGCGGGAGTTCGACCGGGTGCTCGAGGACGAGAACGTCTCCGAGATCGATCCCGAGCCCGGGACGGAGACCGATCCGCAGCGTCACGAGGTCATGATGCGGGTCGACAGCGATCAGCCCGAAGGGACGATCGCCGACGTCTACACCGCCGGCTACGAGATGGGCGACAAGGTCATCCAGAACGCGCAGGTGACGGTGTCGAACGGCGAACTCGCCGACGATGAGGATACGGACGAAGACGACACTGCCGATGGCGCCGACGATGAGTCGACGAGCGGTGCCGACGACCAAGGCGACGAGACGGACGCCGCGGACTCGAGTTCGGATTCGGATAACGCCGAGGTAAATGCCGATGCGGACGCTGACGGAGAGGACAACACCGACGCCGAAGACGACGACGCGATCGAACTCGGCGGTGAAGTCGCGAACGAGGACGACGCAGACGGCGAGTCGACGGACAACTAA
- the dnaK gene encoding molecular chaperone DnaK, whose translation MASNKILGIDLGTTNSAFAVMEGGDPEIIVNGEGERTTPSIVAFNDDERLVGKPAKNQAVQNPDRTIQSIKRHMGEDDYTVEIDDEEYTPEEISAMILQKIKRDAEEYLGDEVEKAVITVPAYFSDRQRQATKDAGEIAGFEVERIVNEPTAAAMAYGLDDESDQTVLVYDLGGGTFDVSILDLGGGVYEVVATNGDNDLGGDDWDEAIIDWLAEKFEEEHDIDLRDDRQALQRLKDAAEEAKIELSSRKETEINLPFITATDDGPIHLEESLTRAKFESLTEDLIDRTVEPTEQALEDAGYEKEDIDEVLLVGGSTRMPQVEEKVEELTGQEPQKNVNPDEAVALGAAIQGGVLGGEVDDIVLLDVTPLSLGIEVKGGLFERLIEKNTTIPTEESKIFTTAADNQTTVQVRVFQGERELAEENELLGEFHLTGIPPAPAGTPQIEVTFSIDENGIVNVSAEDKGSGESEEITIEGGAGLSDEEIDRLQEEAEKHAEEDEKKRQRIEARNAAEATIQRAEKLLEENDEQVDDDLRDDIEAAIDDLEATIDDDEADAEAIEEATEDLSQELQEIGKQVYQQQAGAGAAGAGGAGAAGGAAGAGPGGMGGMGGGPNPGPEGGAGAAGGDDEEYVDADFEDVEENDED comes from the coding sequence ATGGCGAGCAACAAGATTCTCGGTATCGACCTCGGGACGACGAACAGCGCGTTCGCGGTGATGGAAGGGGGCGATCCGGAAATCATCGTCAACGGCGAAGGCGAACGGACGACGCCCTCCATCGTCGCCTTTAATGACGACGAGCGACTCGTCGGGAAGCCGGCGAAGAACCAGGCCGTCCAGAACCCCGACCGGACGATCCAGTCCATCAAGCGTCACATGGGGGAGGACGACTACACCGTCGAGATCGACGACGAGGAGTACACGCCGGAAGAGATCTCGGCGATGATCCTCCAGAAGATCAAGCGCGACGCCGAGGAGTATCTCGGCGACGAGGTCGAGAAGGCCGTCATCACGGTCCCCGCCTACTTCTCGGACCGACAGCGCCAGGCGACCAAGGACGCCGGCGAGATCGCCGGCTTCGAGGTCGAGCGCATCGTCAACGAGCCGACCGCGGCCGCGATGGCCTACGGCTTAGACGACGAGTCCGACCAGACCGTCCTCGTCTACGACCTCGGCGGGGGCACCTTCGACGTCTCCATTCTCGATCTCGGCGGCGGCGTCTACGAGGTCGTCGCGACCAACGGCGACAACGACCTCGGCGGCGACGACTGGGACGAAGCGATCATCGACTGGCTCGCCGAAAAATTCGAGGAGGAACACGACATCGACCTCCGCGACGATCGTCAGGCCCTGCAGCGGCTGAAGGACGCCGCCGAGGAAGCCAAGATCGAACTCTCCTCGCGCAAGGAAACCGAGATCAACCTGCCGTTCATTACGGCGACCGACGACGGTCCGATCCACCTCGAGGAATCGCTCACCCGGGCCAAGTTCGAGTCGCTGACCGAGGATCTCATCGATCGCACCGTCGAACCGACCGAGCAAGCCCTCGAGGACGCCGGCTACGAGAAAGAGGACATCGACGAGGTCCTGCTGGTCGGCGGCTCCACCCGAATGCCCCAGGTTGAGGAGAAGGTCGAGGAACTTACCGGCCAGGAACCGCAGAAGAACGTCAACCCCGACGAGGCCGTCGCGCTGGGCGCGGCGATCCAGGGCGGCGTCTTGGGCGGCGAGGTCGACGACATCGTCCTGCTGGACGTCACGCCGCTCTCGCTCGGTATCGAGGTCAAGGGCGGCCTCTTCGAGCGCCTGATCGAGAAGAACACGACGATTCCGACCGAGGAATCCAAGATCTTCACCACCGCGGCGGACAACCAGACCACCGTTCAGGTACGGGTCTTCCAGGGTGAACGCGAACTGGCCGAGGAGAACGAACTGCTCGGCGAGTTCCACCTGACCGGCATCCCGCCGGCTCCCGCCGGAACGCCGCAGATCGAGGTTACCTTCTCCATCGACGAGAACGGCATCGTCAACGTCTCCGCCGAGGACAAGGGCTCCGGCGAGAGCGAGGAGATCACCATCGAGGGCGGCGCCGGCCTCTCCGACGAGGAGATCGACCGCCTGCAGGAAGAAGCCGAGAAGCACGCCGAAGAGGACGAGAAGAAGCGCCAGCGCATCGAGGCCCGCAACGCCGCCGAGGCCACGATCCAGCGCGCCGAGAAGCTCTTAGAAGAGAACGACGAGCAGGTCGACGACGACCTGCGCGACGACATCGAGGCGGCCATCGACGACCTCGAGGCGACGATCGACGACGACGAGGCCGACGCCGAGGCGATCGAGGAGGCAACCGAGGACCTGAGCCAGGAACTGCAGGAGATCGGCAAGCAGGTCTACCAGCAGCAGGCCGGCGCCGGTGCGGCGGGCGCCGGCGGCGCTGGTGCTGCAGGCGGCGCAGCAGGTGCCGGCCCCGGCGGTATGGGCGGCATGGGCGGCGGCCCGAACCCCGGTCCCGAGGGCGGCGCCGGCGCGGCCGGCGGTGACGACGAAGAGTACGTCGACGCCGACTTCGAAGACGTTGAAGAAAACGACGAAGACTGA
- a CDS encoding FAD-dependent oxidoreductase translates to MSDDPANSKPDAYAGPDPASLRPESLWLATTPTTDYEPFDDGLDVDVAVVGGGITGLTTALELKEAGKAVAVLESDRIVESTTGHTTAKLTSQHGLIYDTLLSQFDEDKARQYADANEAAIEEVARLIDEYDIDCDFRRTPAYTYAASPDDVEQIQDEVRAAQRLDLPASYFEETPLPFDTGPAVRFDDQAEFHPRKYLLAIAEAIHGDGSYVFEETQALDLEPGSPCRLETERGEVVADDVVVATHFPFHDRAGYFSRMHPHRAYLLAVRIEEEPPEGMYYNTASPAATMRTHPVDAAAAEHGDAAEGEELLIVGGQSHKPSVSGVPTSERYRRCEQFARENFTVESIEYRWSTMDYSPVDQVPFIGSIDPFSKHVYVGTGFKGWGMTGGTAAGVILSDLIVEGSSPWADVFDPQRLPPKSAAKTFLEENSKVGGSFVGDRIKSMLRSLGADADDMPEAGDASLIRRTGRPMGLYRDEDDTIHAVSAVCPHMGCLVRWNDAERTWDCPCHGSRFTHEGNVLSGPALEGLPYREL, encoded by the coding sequence ATGTCCGACGATCCCGCTAATTCGAAACCGGACGCCTACGCCGGTCCCGACCCCGCGTCTCTGCGCCCCGAGTCGCTGTGGCTGGCCACGACGCCGACGACCGACTACGAACCGTTCGACGACGGACTGGACGTCGACGTCGCCGTCGTCGGCGGCGGCATCACCGGCCTGACGACCGCGCTCGAACTGAAGGAAGCCGGAAAGGCCGTCGCCGTCCTCGAGTCGGACCGCATCGTCGAGAGCACGACGGGCCACACGACGGCGAAGCTCACCTCCCAGCACGGCCTCATTTACGACACGCTGCTCTCGCAGTTCGACGAGGACAAAGCGCGCCAGTACGCCGACGCGAACGAGGCGGCGATCGAGGAGGTCGCGCGACTGATCGACGAGTACGACATCGACTGCGACTTCCGGCGGACGCCGGCGTACACCTACGCGGCCTCCCCCGACGACGTCGAGCAGATCCAGGACGAGGTGCGGGCAGCCCAGCGGCTCGACCTGCCGGCGTCGTACTTCGAGGAGACGCCGCTGCCCTTCGATACCGGCCCGGCCGTGCGGTTCGACGATCAGGCGGAGTTTCACCCCCGAAAGTACCTGCTCGCGATCGCCGAGGCGATCCACGGCGACGGCAGCTACGTCTTCGAGGAGACGCAGGCGCTCGATCTCGAGCCCGGTTCTCCCTGCCGTCTCGAGACCGAGCGCGGGGAGGTCGTCGCCGACGACGTCGTCGTCGCGACGCACTTCCCCTTCCACGACCGGGCGGGCTACTTCTCGCGGATGCACCCCCACCGCGCGTACCTGCTGGCGGTCCGGATCGAGGAAGAACCGCCCGAGGGGATGTACTACAACACCGCGTCGCCGGCGGCGACGATGCGGACGCACCCGGTCGACGCTGCGGCGGCGGAACACGGCGACGCCGCGGAAGGCGAGGAACTCCTCATCGTCGGCGGGCAGAGCCACAAGCCGAGCGTCAGCGGCGTGCCGACCTCCGAGCGGTACCGTCGCTGCGAGCAGTTCGCCCGCGAGAACTTCACCGTCGAATCGATCGAGTACCGCTGGTCGACGATGGACTACTCGCCCGTCGACCAGGTCCCCTTCATCGGCTCGATCGACCCGTTCTCGAAGCACGTCTACGTCGGCACCGGGTTCAAGGGCTGGGGGATGACCGGCGGCACCGCCGCCGGGGTGATCCTCTCAGATCTGATCGTCGAGGGCTCGAGCCCGTGGGCCGACGTCTTCGATCCCCAGCGGCTGCCGCCCAAATCCGCCGCGAAGACCTTCCTCGAGGAGAACAGCAAAGTCGGCGGTAGCTTCGTCGGTGACCGGATCAAGTCGATGCTCCGGTCGCTCGGCGCCGATGCGGACGATATGCCGGAGGCGGGCGACGCGAGCCTCATCCGACGAACGGGCCGCCCGATGGGCCTCTACCGCGACGAGGACGACACGATCCACGCCGTCTCGGCGGTCTGCCCCCACATGGGCTGTCTCGTCCGGTGGAACGACGCCGAGCGAACCTGGGACTGCCCCTGCCACGGATCCCGGTTTACCCACGAGGGCAACGTGCTTTCGGGACCGGCGCTCGAGGGGTTGCCGTACCGGGAGCTGTGA
- a CDS encoding response regulator, with product MDGRPSHTAEAQILLVEDNPGDVRLVEEAFRDGHLINQLHTVTDGQAALDFVHRRGEYADAPRPDIVLLDLKLPRVDGEDVLHEVKHHPKLEDVPVVILSGMDEERIESRDLDHDADEDAVIQKPVDPDEFVEVIREFENFRLSVVRTDGS from the coding sequence ATGGACGGCCGCCCTTCACACACTGCCGAGGCGCAAATATTACTGGTCGAGGACAACCCCGGTGATGTCCGTCTCGTCGAAGAGGCCTTCCGAGACGGGCACCTCATCAACCAACTCCACACCGTTACCGACGGCCAAGCGGCGCTCGATTTCGTTCACCGCCGCGGCGAGTACGCGGACGCGCCGCGTCCGGACATCGTCCTGCTGGACCTGAAACTGCCCCGCGTCGACGGCGAAGACGTCTTACACGAGGTCAAACACCACCCGAAACTCGAGGACGTGCCGGTCGTCATCCTCTCCGGGATGGACGAGGAGCGCATCGAATCGCGCGACCTCGATCACGATGCGGACGAGGACGCGGTCATCCAGAAACCGGTCGACCCGGACGAGTTCGTCGAGGTCATCCGCGAGTTCGAGAACTTTCGGTTGTCCGTCGTTCGAACCGACGGCTCGTAG
- the pdhA gene encoding pyruvate dehydrogenase (acetyl-transferring) E1 component subunit alpha, producing MPREDVAEFTIESVQVLAEDETVDEELVPDLSDDQLLELYESMKRSRRLDERAIALQRRGELGTYAPAIGQEAAQVGTAFAMADGDWIVPSFREQPALLVRGTPPEQILQYALGMEEGAEIPDGEGALPPAIPVGSQPLHAVGVGWGEALQDRDNVAVTYFGDGATSEGDVYEAFNFAGVYDAQTVFVCQNNRYAISTGIEKQTKAETFAQKAIAAGIDGIRVDGNDVLGVYRVAQEAIEQARDGEPVLIEALTYRRSMHTTSDDPTAYREPEEESEWEARDPILRFQVFLEDRGLLDDETEDEIDERIESELADAIDRARTAREEVDPADMFRYVYDEMPPYLEAQLEAFEAERGGETDG from the coding sequence ATGCCCCGCGAGGACGTAGCCGAGTTCACCATCGAGTCCGTGCAGGTACTCGCCGAGGACGAAACGGTCGACGAGGAGTTGGTTCCCGACCTGAGCGACGACCAGTTGCTCGAGCTCTACGAGTCGATGAAGCGGTCCAGACGGCTCGACGAGCGCGCGATCGCCCTCCAACGGCGCGGCGAACTGGGGACGTACGCGCCCGCGATCGGCCAGGAGGCCGCTCAAGTCGGTACCGCGTTCGCCATGGCCGACGGCGACTGGATCGTCCCCTCGTTCCGCGAGCAGCCGGCCCTCCTCGTCCGCGGAACGCCGCCCGAGCAGATCCTGCAGTACGCGCTGGGGATGGAGGAGGGCGCCGAGATCCCGGACGGCGAGGGCGCCCTGCCGCCGGCGATCCCGGTCGGCAGCCAGCCGCTGCACGCCGTCGGCGTCGGCTGGGGAGAGGCGCTGCAGGACCGGGACAACGTCGCTGTCACCTACTTCGGCGACGGCGCGACCAGCGAGGGCGACGTCTACGAGGCCTTTAACTTCGCCGGCGTCTACGACGCCCAGACGGTCTTCGTCTGCCAGAACAACCGCTACGCCATCTCGACCGGCATCGAGAAACAGACTAAGGCGGAGACGTTCGCCCAGAAGGCCATCGCGGCCGGTATCGACGGAATCCGGGTCGACGGCAACGACGTGCTGGGCGTCTACCGGGTCGCCCAGGAGGCCATCGAGCAGGCCCGCGACGGGGAGCCGGTGCTCATCGAGGCGCTGACCTACCGGCGGTCGATGCACACGACCTCCGACGACCCGACCGCCTACCGCGAGCCCGAGGAGGAGTCCGAGTGGGAGGCCCGTGACCCCATCCTCCGCTTCCAGGTGTTCCTCGAGGACCGCGGCCTCCTCGACGACGAAACGGAAGACGAGATCGACGAACGGATCGAGTCCGAACTCGCCGACGCGATCGACCGCGCGCGAACGGCGCGCGAGGAGGTCGATCCCGCGGACATGTTCCGCTACGTCTACGACGAGATGCCGCCCTATCTGGAGGCGCAACTCGAGGCCTTCGAGGCGGAGCGGGGAGGTGAGACGGATGGCTGA